A window of Eubacteriaceae bacterium ES3 contains these coding sequences:
- the yaaA gene encoding peroxide stress protein YaaA, producing MRIIISPAKKMKIDLDSMAVRQRPDFYEDSEVLLKKLKNMSYADLKALWQCSDAIAEENFKRLKNFPANGELTSAIFSYQGIQYQMIAPHVFSDSEFEYLEKYLRILSGFYGIVRPFDGVSPYRLEMQAKLSIVQAKNLYDFWGSKLAEKLMQETDFILNLASKEYSKVITKHLPANFNLINCTFGEDINGKVKEKGTMVKMARGEMVRFLAENNFTEAEDIKAFNISGFKFQASLSNSNHYVFTKSI from the coding sequence ATGCGCATTATTATTTCACCAGCGAAAAAAATGAAAATTGATCTTGATAGTATGGCGGTCAGGCAAAGACCTGACTTTTACGAAGATTCAGAAGTCCTTCTTAAAAAACTTAAAAATATGTCTTATGCTGACTTAAAGGCTCTTTGGCAATGCAGTGATGCTATTGCCGAAGAAAATTTTAAAAGACTCAAAAACTTTCCTGCAAATGGAGAATTAACCTCAGCAATATTTTCTTACCAGGGAATTCAATATCAGATGATTGCACCCCATGTATTTTCTGATTCCGAATTTGAATACCTTGAAAAATATCTTCGTATCCTTTCCGGCTTCTACGGAATCGTCCGGCCATTTGATGGGGTTTCACCTTATCGCTTGGAAATGCAGGCAAAACTCTCTATAGTTCAGGCTAAAAACCTGTACGACTTTTGGGGTAGTAAACTGGCTGAAAAATTAATGCAAGAAACTGACTTTATTTTGAACCTTGCCTCGAAGGAATACAGTAAAGTCATAACAAAACATCTTCCGGCTAATTTCAATTTAATTAACTGTACTTTTGGTGAAGATATAAACGGAAAAGTTAAAGAAAAAGGGACCATGGTAAAAATGGCTCGGGGAGAAATGGTTAGATTTTTGGCAGAAAATAATTTTACTGAAGCAGAAGATATTAAAGCCTTTAATATCTCCGGTTTTAAATTTCAAGCTTCACTTTCAAATTCTAACCACTATGTGTTTACAAAATCCATATAA